The proteins below come from a single Kryptolebias marmoratus isolate JLee-2015 linkage group LG12, ASM164957v2, whole genome shotgun sequence genomic window:
- the LOC108243754 gene encoding 2',3'-cyclic-nucleotide 3'-phosphodiesterase, whose product MDAEKSEVSETQKQEETVVEKEVNVETTEPENPPAAAEEAGPQAADVASTKEMEEPVVVENKDVPVEDKSDKEPEPSAVAPPESAESSQKVSDPVAALGTKPESTEQQPVPENEPEPLQTHQAESAPEPEPGKPAELVPEAGPEEKTLPAPAAVEPPIQEKEAPEPVKAEDEPRTTAEAETVKEAPVEAVLEKVVSSEKPAEAPAEVGSGEPAKDQKEAKSESVTPVEAEGVKSEQKDAEPPKEENVAPASGSLSFAILEQDETKDALRISRTLVVLRGLPGSGKSFLARAIADAYKDQCSVFCADNHGIKPENPKSSADGYKALDEAVAARCREETTSSVLVVVDDTNHTHDRLGCLGEIAKEHNLVALFLEPQTEWSRDSAQLKEKSGRELEEAQLEAMKVPLEDTSLPLYYGWFLLSSVQEKVKSAAMGFLKTLESLDDFKNHLDDFAGKSVELEQYFEAKAALHCTTKFCNYGKAAGAKEYAQNPAVVKSYGSVFELSLTALFITPRTVGARVSLTEEQLHLWPADGEKEVESDVPAAASLPPGSRAHVTLGCAEGVQSVQTGIDLLQILALQQAEAPAAKELELGSLRYYGEGRWMLELKEPVRAPACFSSFYGRREVEPTKKEHEKKKKLKCAIL is encoded by the exons ATGGACGCAGAGAAGAGTGAAGTGTCAGAAACTCAAAAGCAAGAGGAGACTGTGGTGGAAAAAGAGGTAAATGTGGAGACGACGGAGCCTGAGAATCCGCCAGCTGCCGCGGAAGAGGCCGGGCCACAGGCTGCAGATGTGGCGAGCACAAAGGAAATGGAAGAGCCGGTCGTGGTGGAAAATAAGGACGTGCCGGTCGAAGACAAATCCGACAAGGAGCCCGAGCCCAGTGCGGTGGCACCGCCAGAATCTGCAGAGTCATCCCAAAAGGTCTCTGACCCAGTTGCAGCTTTAGGCACAAAACCAGAAAGCACCGAGCAGCAGCCCGTGCCAGAGAACGAGCCAGAGCCTCTACAAACACACCAGGCAGAGAGCGCCCCTGAACCAGAGCCAGGGAAACCAGCAGAACTGGTTCCAGAAGCTGGACCAGAGGAGAAAACATTACCTGCACCAGCCGCCGTGGAGCCGCCGATCCAAGAGAAGGAGGCACCAGAACCGGTGAAGGCTGAGGACGAACCGCGCACTACGGCTGAAGCTGAGACGGTGAAAGAGGCGCCAGTAGAAGCTGTTCTGGAGAAAGTTGTTTCCTCTGAGAAGCCGGCGGAAGCACCAGCTGAGGTCGGAAGTGGAGAACCTGCCAAGGATCAGAAAGAAGCTAAATCGGAGTCCGTCACGCCCGTGGAAGCTGAAGGTGTTAAATCCGAGCAGAAAGACGCTGAGCCTCCAAAGGAAGAAAATGTAGCCCCCGCTTCTGGCTCTCTGTCTTTTGCCATTTTAGAACAGGACGAAACCAAAGATGCCCTGAGGATCTCCCGCACCCTCGTGGTCCTCAGGGGCCTCCCAGGAAGCGGTAAGAGCTTCTTGGCGCGTGCCATCGCCGACGCCTACAAAGACCAGTGCTCTGTTTTCTGTGCCGATAATCACGGTATCAAACCAGAAAATCCAAAGTCCTCTGCTGATGGGTACAAAGCTCTGGACGAGGCCGTAGCTGCCCGCTGCCGTGAAGAGACGACTTCCTCTGTGCTGGTCGTGGTGGATGATACCAACCACACCCACGATCGGCTGGGTTGCCTGGGAGAGATCGCGAAGGAGCACAACCTCGTCGCCCTCTTCCTGGAGCCGCAAACCGAATGGAGCCGGGATTCGGCTCAGCTGAAGGAGAAGAGCGGCCGAGAGCTGGAGGAGGCCCAGCTGGAAGCGATGAAAGTTCCGCTCGAGGACACGTCCCTCCCTCTTTACTACGGCTGGTTTCTCCTGTCCTCGGTACAGGAGAAGGTCAAGTCGGCGGCGATGGGCTTCCTGAAAACACTGGAATCTTTGGACGACTTCAAGAACCACCTGGACGACT TCGCAGGAAAGTCTGTGGAGCTGGAGCAGTACTTCGAGGCCAAGGCAGCCCTCCACTGCACTACCAAGTTCTGCAACTACGGAAAAGCTGCTGGTGCCAAAGAGTATGCCCAGAATcca GCTGTCGTAAAGTCCTACGGCTCTGTGTTCGAGCTGTCCCTGACTGCCCTCTTTATCACTCCTCGCACCGTCGGCGCCAGAGTGTCCCTCACCGAGGAGCAGCTCCACCTTTGGCCAGCTGATGGCGAGAAGGAGGTGGAGTCTGACGTCCCCGCAGCCGCCTCGCTGCCTCCCGGAAGCCGCGCCCACGTCACTCTGGGCTGCGCAGAGGGCGTCCAGTCGGTTCAGACGGGCATCGACCTGCTCCAGATCCTGGCGCTGCAGCAGGCGGAGGCACCGGCGGCGAAGGAGCTGGAGCTCGGCTCGCTAAGGTATTACGGCGAAGGGAGGTGGATGCTCGAGCTCAAGGAGCCCGTCAGAGCCCCGGCGTGCTTCTCCAGCTTCTACGGACGCAGGGAGGTCGAGCCAAccaaaaaggagcacgagaagaagaagaagctgaagtgTGCCATTCTGTAG